The Sphingobacterium bambusae genome includes a window with the following:
- a CDS encoding RNA polymerase sigma factor — translation MKLHRSSEQTLSDEELLARYGETRDLATLAVLYTRHSEMVYYVCLRYFKESERSKDAVMQLFEELVHKIPKQAIKDFPKWLYVVAKNHCLMALRANKQQFIIPVDNFVEFSVNLHQDENYAEKEERLSLLENCMDKLPAKQKVTVDLFFLQEKCYKEVAELSGYNLNEVKSFIQNGKRNLKICMEKNAE, via the coding sequence ATGAAGCTCCATAGGTCGTCAGAACAAACTCTATCCGATGAGGAATTACTTGCTCGCTACGGCGAAACGCGTGATTTGGCTACGCTAGCAGTGCTATACACCCGACATAGCGAAATGGTCTACTATGTATGCTTACGTTATTTCAAGGAGAGTGAGCGCAGCAAGGATGCCGTCATGCAGCTCTTTGAAGAGCTTGTCCATAAGATTCCTAAACAGGCGATAAAAGATTTTCCAAAATGGCTGTATGTAGTTGCCAAAAACCATTGTTTAATGGCATTGCGGGCGAACAAGCAACAGTTTATTATTCCTGTCGATAATTTTGTGGAATTTTCGGTAAACCTGCATCAAGATGAAAACTATGCGGAAAAAGAGGAACGGTTATCGCTGTTGGAAAATTGCATGGACAAGCTACCTGCCAAGCAGAAGGTTACGGTAGACCTCTTTTTCTTACAAGAAAAGTGTTACAAGGAAGTCGCCGAACTGAGCGGATACAATTTAAATGAAGTAAAGAGCTTTATCCAGAACGGAAAAAGAAACTTGAAAATTTGTATGGAGAAAAATGCAGAATAG
- a CDS encoding murein hydrolase activator EnvC family protein, whose product MDLKKIVFSFFVVCCFGLTMLHAQSSAELKKQREKIDVEIAELTKVLRAKTQEKLLSQREVNALSRQLDLRENKISTINAELRIINSNIRNNTQKVDQLKAELEKMRKDYEKMILFAFRNKNGYNKLMFIFASKDFNQAFKRVKYLQQFNDARKIKAAEIENTKKEIELKIAQLERDKQTQNQLLKEQQAERAIIQKDRTTHANELSQLRREESSFKGQLTKKQQEKKRIDAMIQSAIRREIEEERRRAEEARRKAAEAEAKRTGKTVEEVEKKTPRKSDSEILRSTPEAAKLSADFKSNRGRLPWPVAQGNIVRNFGFETVERNVRIDNSDVAIRTSTNAAVKAVFEGEVVQVIGSFVVIKHGEYFTSYSNLKSVAVRKGQKVSRGQQIGSADEDADAGYSVVNFGVFQGQTAMNPSSWLAK is encoded by the coding sequence ATGGATTTAAAAAAGATTGTATTTAGTTTCTTCGTGGTTTGCTGTTTTGGTTTGACGATGCTGCACGCGCAGAGTAGTGCCGAATTGAAAAAACAACGGGAAAAGATTGATGTGGAGATAGCAGAGCTAACGAAAGTGCTACGTGCGAAGACGCAAGAGAAATTACTTTCTCAAAGGGAAGTTAATGCGCTGAGCCGACAGTTGGATCTACGGGAAAACAAAATCAGCACGATCAATGCCGAGCTGCGCATTATCAATTCGAATATTCGAAATAATACCCAGAAGGTCGATCAGTTAAAGGCGGAGCTGGAGAAAATGCGGAAAGACTACGAAAAGATGATCCTCTTTGCGTTCCGTAACAAAAACGGCTATAATAAGTTGATGTTTATTTTTGCCTCCAAAGATTTCAATCAGGCGTTTAAGCGGGTTAAATATTTGCAACAGTTTAACGATGCCCGGAAGATAAAAGCAGCGGAAATAGAAAATACGAAAAAGGAAATAGAATTGAAAATCGCGCAATTGGAGCGCGACAAACAAACGCAGAATCAGCTGTTGAAAGAACAGCAGGCCGAGCGTGCCATTATCCAAAAAGACCGTACCACACATGCAAATGAGCTTAGCCAACTGCGTCGTGAGGAGTCTAGCTTCAAAGGTCAATTGACGAAGAAACAACAGGAGAAAAAACGTATTGATGCGATGATCCAGTCGGCTATTCGTCGTGAAATCGAGGAGGAGCGAAGAAGAGCCGAGGAAGCACGTCGTAAAGCTGCGGAAGCGGAAGCCAAACGTACAGGCAAAACGGTGGAAGAGGTAGAGAAAAAGACCCCTAGAAAGTCGGATAGTGAGATCTTAAGATCGACACCAGAGGCAGCCAAGCTTTCTGCCGATTTCAAATCAAACCGTGGGCGCTTACCATGGCCGGTGGCGCAGGGTAATATTGTACGTAACTTTGGCTTTGAGACTGTCGAACGTAACGTTCGCATCGACAACTCCGATGTGGCGATCCGAACCTCTACAAATGCGGCTGTGAAAGCGGTGTTTGAGGGTGAAGTTGTGCAGGTGATAGGTAGCTTTGTCGTCATCAAGCATGGAGAGTATTTTACATCGTACTCTAACCTGAAGAGTGTTGCCGTTAGAAAAGGACAGAAGGTGAGCCGTGGACAACAGATTGGTTCTGCCGATGAAGATGCGGATGCAGGCTACTCTGTCGTAAACTTTGGGGTGTTCCAAGGGCAAACGGCGATGAACCCTTCTTCATGGTTAGCAAAATAG
- the rplM gene encoding 50S ribosomal protein L13, translating to MNTLSYKTVSANKNTVNKEWIVVDAEGEILGRLASEIAKVIRGKHKPTFTPHVDCGDNVIVINADKVRLTGNKLGDKVYVRYTGYPGGQRFVSPKELLAKHPERIIEKAVRGMLPKNRLGRELFRNLFVYAGSEHKHEAQNPKPVKF from the coding sequence GTGAATACGTTAAGTTACAAAACTGTCTCTGCCAACAAGAACACCGTTAACAAAGAGTGGATCGTTGTTGACGCTGAAGGAGAGATTTTGGGGCGCTTGGCAAGCGAAATTGCGAAAGTAATTCGCGGAAAGCACAAGCCTACATTCACCCCACACGTAGACTGTGGAGATAACGTGATCGTTATCAATGCAGACAAAGTTAGATTGACAGGAAACAAATTGGGCGACAAAGTTTATGTTCGCTACACGGGCTACCCAGGTGGTCAGCGTTTTGTTTCTCCAAAAGAACTATTGGCTAAACACCCGGAGCGCATTATCGAGAAAGCTGTTCGCGGTATGCTTCCTAAAAACCGTTTAGGCCGTGAGTTATTCAGAAACCTTTTTGTTTATGCTGGTTCAGAGCACAAACATGAGGCACAGAATCCAAAACCAGTTAAATTTTAA
- a CDS encoding twin-arginine translocase TatA/TatE family subunit, which yields MYTSGLLFIGTQEIIIIVVLVLLLFGGKKIPELMRGLGRGVKEFKDGQRDEQNNETKSNTTNNNTQN from the coding sequence ATGTACACATCGGGATTATTATTTATCGGGACGCAGGAGATTATCATCATCGTGGTTTTAGTATTGTTACTTTTTGGTGGTAAGAAAATTCCAGAATTGATGCGTGGTCTGGGACGTGGAGTTAAAGAGTTCAAAGACGGTCAACGTGATGAACAGAACAACGAAACTAAAAGCAACACAACAAACAATAATACACAGAACTAG
- a CDS encoding DUF4292 domain-containing protein: MWNRGAIVLLLAVTLLSVGCKTKKRVSLPDHGTPKDVTAANEASIKSFEMNNLDFHTFSGRAKTRIELDKQVHDLTLNIRMQRDKAIWLSVTATLGIEVARVMITPDSVKILNKLAGEYIAKPFNYIYHYTNRGINFHTLQDLLIANVSSNLLRNSSMQVASATDEFIVVGVKDQLSYQYRINKSNRPFNFVLQEVGGTQNLEAFYSDYASYGGYNFPNNLALNILGEQLSLKASVAYNRVTFNEDVEMPFSVSGRYKVIN, translated from the coding sequence ATGTGGAATAGAGGGGCTATTGTGTTGTTGCTGGCAGTGACGTTGCTTTCTGTCGGCTGTAAGACCAAAAAGCGGGTGAGCTTGCCCGATCATGGGACACCCAAAGACGTGACGGCCGCAAATGAGGCCAGTATTAAGAGCTTTGAGATGAATAATCTCGATTTTCATACATTCTCAGGTCGGGCTAAAACTCGAATAGAACTGGATAAGCAAGTGCATGACTTGACCTTGAATATTCGAATGCAACGGGATAAGGCTATTTGGCTTTCCGTTACCGCTACGCTCGGCATTGAGGTCGCGCGTGTCATGATCACACCGGATAGCGTCAAGATTCTGAATAAATTGGCTGGCGAATATATTGCCAAGCCGTTTAACTACATTTACCACTATACAAATCGCGGGATCAACTTCCATACGCTTCAAGATTTGCTTATTGCTAATGTGTCCTCGAACTTGCTGCGCAACAGCAGTATGCAGGTCGCTAGCGCCACCGATGAGTTTATTGTGGTGGGAGTCAAGGATCAATTGTCCTACCAGTATCGCATCAATAAATCCAATCGCCCTTTCAACTTTGTGCTGCAGGAAGTCGGCGGAACGCAAAATCTAGAAGCCTTCTACAGCGATTATGCCAGCTACGGAGGATATAATTTTCCAAATAATTTGGCGTTGAATATCTTGGGTGAACAGTTGTCCTTAAAGGCGAGCGTGGCGTATAATCGCGTGACCTTTAATGAAGATGTCGAGATGCCCTTTTCGGTTTCCGGGCGGTATAAAGTGATAAATTAG
- a CDS encoding vWA domain-containing protein, whose translation MKKRTFLSALCAILIGIGTCLGAEISGWVMESGTGQAIAGASVSNPRTQVMIQTDKHGAFSIEASVGDSLEVKMIGFETKFVKLGKKNRIKIMLKPEVMFMEEVVVTAYAGRAKQSSNAVMIRGMAIASPAQAPQESYAQIKENTFINPRKEPLSTFAADVDAASYSNVRRMLKMGTVPPKDAVRVEEMLNYFQYDLEAPSNGDPVSIKTELTVAPWNKENRLLRIALKAKDVPKEQLPASNFVFLIDVSGSMYDANKLPLVKSSLKMLVDQLRTNDRVAIVTYAGSAGVKLESTSGSEKMKIKDAIDALEAGGSTAGAAGIIKAYQIARSNFIKNGNNRIIMATDGDFNVGASSDEDMEALIEKQRESGINISLLGYGMGNYKDSKMEILADKGRGNYAYIDNISEARKAIITEFGGTLFSVAKDVKIQVEFNPAQVQAYRLVGYENRLLEAQDFNNDTKIGGDMGVGHTVTALYEIVPVGTKSSIIGTVDPLKYQQASTPEGGPLVGEVATVKFRYKDPNSDSSKLKQATVSNKITPLDDVSTDFRFASAVAEFGMLLRHSDYRQQASFPSLIARARAASGADIEGYRMEFVRLAEDAEALLTAQQAD comes from the coding sequence ATGAAAAAGAGAACATTTTTATCTGCACTATGTGCGATCTTGATTGGGATTGGCACCTGCTTGGGCGCGGAGATAAGCGGTTGGGTGATGGAATCCGGAACGGGCCAAGCAATTGCTGGTGCTTCTGTATCGAACCCACGCACCCAAGTAATGATACAGACCGATAAACACGGTGCTTTCAGCATCGAAGCTTCGGTAGGCGATAGTTTGGAAGTTAAGATGATCGGATTTGAAACCAAGTTTGTCAAGCTTGGTAAAAAGAACAGAATCAAGATCATGTTGAAACCTGAAGTGATGTTCATGGAAGAAGTAGTTGTAACAGCATATGCTGGACGTGCGAAACAATCATCGAATGCGGTCATGATACGAGGCATGGCAATAGCTTCTCCAGCACAGGCACCGCAGGAGAGCTATGCTCAGATTAAAGAGAATACATTTATCAATCCGCGGAAAGAACCGCTTTCTACCTTCGCTGCGGACGTGGATGCCGCCTCGTACAGCAACGTACGCCGGATGTTGAAGATGGGGACGGTTCCGCCGAAAGATGCGGTGCGTGTAGAAGAAATGCTCAACTATTTTCAGTATGACTTGGAGGCGCCCAGCAATGGCGATCCGGTGTCGATAAAGACCGAGTTAACCGTGGCACCGTGGAATAAGGAAAACCGGTTGTTGCGTATTGCGCTTAAAGCTAAAGATGTGCCTAAAGAGCAGCTGCCCGCTTCCAATTTCGTTTTCTTGATCGACGTATCTGGTTCTATGTATGATGCCAATAAATTGCCGTTGGTAAAATCTTCGCTGAAGATGCTGGTGGATCAATTGCGAACAAACGATCGGGTAGCAATTGTGACCTATGCTGGATCCGCAGGGGTGAAGTTGGAAAGTACATCGGGGAGCGAAAAAATGAAGATTAAGGACGCTATTGATGCCTTGGAGGCCGGAGGTTCTACTGCTGGTGCAGCCGGCATTATCAAGGCTTACCAGATTGCACGATCCAATTTCATCAAGAACGGGAACAACCGTATCATCATGGCTACCGATGGAGATTTCAACGTAGGAGCGTCCAGTGATGAGGATATGGAGGCACTGATCGAGAAGCAGCGTGAAAGTGGTATCAATATTTCACTCTTGGGCTATGGTATGGGAAATTATAAAGATAGCAAGATGGAGATCCTCGCAGACAAGGGCCGTGGAAACTATGCGTATATCGACAATATTTCGGAAGCCCGCAAAGCGATTATCACTGAATTTGGTGGTACATTGTTCAGCGTAGCAAAAGATGTCAAGATTCAAGTCGAATTTAATCCTGCACAGGTGCAGGCCTACCGGCTTGTGGGCTACGAAAATCGCTTATTGGAAGCACAAGACTTTAATAACGATACCAAGATTGGTGGCGATATGGGCGTAGGCCATACGGTGACTGCACTATATGAGATCGTACCGGTAGGCACAAAATCATCCATTATTGGTACGGTAGATCCGTTGAAATACCAACAAGCATCTACCCCAGAAGGCGGACCACTCGTTGGCGAAGTGGCAACGGTAAAATTTCGCTACAAAGACCCCAATTCGGATAGCTCGAAACTAAAGCAGGCCACAGTTAGCAATAAGATAACTCCATTGGATGACGTATCGACAGACTTTAGATTTGCTTCGGCTGTTGCCGAGTTTGGCATGCTTTTACGCCATTCAGACTATAGGCAGCAAGCCAGCTTTCCGTCATTGATAGCCAGAGCACGGGCAGCTAGTGGCGCCGATATCGAGGGGTACCGGATGGAGTTTGTCCGCTTAGCGGAAGACGCTGAAGCGCTGCTCACGGCACAACAAGCTGATTAG
- a CDS encoding tetratricopeptide repeat protein: MKISKKFVYLGVSVVMGLSLFTEVKAQQVPVADKPYKNELTLVEGKLRNGDLAGAIETLDAVIAKYPDAAEVYYAKALLFGQARNLEVAIPLAQKALSLEPRNLLFANYLVELYKSAADLSSAISVVDQVILQYPDNASLYREKMLLLHANKQSDQALDVYTDAVDRFGKSDTLDVIKSEVLVDMERHDEAQAVLLPWVKENSGIRQVYSTLAYIYLDKKQSKQALEVLQKGYANTKNDLLYLDMADAYSAEKKNKPALESLKKAFESSNVDYADKYRAIFTMLSGKSAFSLDQIQELANILVIKHPRVADSHVAKGDILWRRGQLQEARSLFLTAVGINRGHIDAWRMLMNVELALNEADQAIAHGFEALESNPNNPMLLYFTGLAYMVKDDSENARKMMESALDNSGQENTYLQSLIYAGLGDLYHKLKMAEVSDVAYEEAIKLDSTNVTAMNNYAYYLSERNEKLEVAAELSKKSNELDPTSNTFQDTYAWVLFKQEKYKESLKWIEKALRGASPSAVLYDHYGDILYKNGNAKEAVKQWEKALSMNGGSGLDLEKIKLKIEKKSYVE, from the coding sequence ATGAAGATTAGTAAGAAGTTCGTCTATTTAGGCGTGTCCGTCGTAATGGGGCTGTCATTATTTACAGAGGTCAAGGCGCAGCAGGTGCCCGTGGCCGACAAGCCTTATAAGAACGAACTGACGTTGGTGGAAGGCAAACTTCGGAACGGTGACCTCGCCGGCGCGATAGAAACCTTAGATGCCGTTATCGCGAAATATCCGGACGCGGCGGAGGTTTATTATGCGAAAGCATTGTTGTTTGGGCAGGCTCGAAATCTAGAGGTAGCCATTCCTCTTGCGCAGAAAGCGTTATCATTGGAGCCGCGGAATTTGCTGTTTGCGAATTACCTGGTTGAGCTTTATAAGAGTGCTGCGGACTTGTCGTCAGCGATTTCCGTGGTGGATCAGGTCATACTTCAATATCCAGATAATGCTTCGCTCTATCGCGAGAAGATGTTGTTGTTGCATGCGAATAAGCAGTCCGATCAGGCATTGGATGTATATACTGATGCAGTTGATCGGTTTGGGAAGTCGGATACCCTTGATGTGATCAAGTCGGAGGTGCTAGTGGATATGGAACGCCATGATGAGGCGCAAGCTGTATTGTTGCCCTGGGTAAAGGAAAATTCGGGCATCAGGCAGGTGTATAGCACCTTGGCTTATATCTATCTTGATAAAAAGCAAAGCAAGCAAGCCTTGGAGGTTTTGCAAAAAGGCTATGCCAATACAAAAAACGATCTGCTGTATTTGGATATGGCTGATGCCTACAGTGCAGAAAAGAAAAATAAGCCAGCGCTGGAATCATTGAAGAAGGCCTTTGAATCATCCAATGTTGATTACGCCGATAAATATCGTGCTATATTTACCATGCTTAGCGGTAAAAGTGCCTTCAGCTTGGATCAAATACAAGAGTTGGCCAATATTCTGGTTATTAAGCATCCGCGTGTGGCAGATAGTCACGTTGCTAAGGGTGATATTCTATGGCGTCGTGGGCAGTTGCAGGAGGCTCGTTCCTTGTTTCTGACGGCTGTTGGGATTAATAGGGGACATATCGATGCTTGGCGTATGTTGATGAATGTGGAGTTGGCGCTTAACGAAGCGGACCAAGCCATCGCACACGGATTTGAAGCCTTGGAATCTAATCCTAATAATCCGATGCTGCTGTATTTTACAGGGCTGGCTTATATGGTGAAGGACGATAGTGAAAATGCGCGCAAGATGATGGAATCTGCATTGGATAACAGCGGGCAGGAGAATACCTATCTTCAATCGCTGATTTACGCGGGGTTGGGCGATCTATATCATAAGTTAAAGATGGCTGAAGTGTCTGATGTGGCCTATGAAGAGGCTATCAAGTTGGATAGCACCAATGTTACCGCGATGAATAATTACGCTTATTACTTGTCAGAACGGAACGAGAAGCTAGAAGTCGCGGCTGAGCTTTCCAAGAAGTCCAACGAACTGGATCCCACGTCCAATACCTTTCAGGATACCTACGCTTGGGTTCTTTTTAAACAGGAGAAATATAAGGAATCATTGAAATGGATCGAAAAAGCCTTGCGGGGAGCTTCACCATCAGCCGTGCTATACGATCACTATGGAGATATTCTTTACAAGAACGGGAATGCAAAAGAGGCGGTAAAACAATGGGAAAAAGCCTTGTCGATGAATGGAGGAAGCGGATTGGATCTGGAGAAAATTAAACTAAAAATCGAGAAGAAGAGCTATGTGGAATAG
- the rpsB gene encoding 30S ribosomal protein S2 yields MARTTYQELLDAGVHFGHLTRKWDPKMAKYIFMERNGIHIIDLNKTLTKLEEAASAIKQIVKSGRKVLFVATKKQAKEIIAQQAKDVNMPFVTERWLGGMLTNFQTVRKSIKKMSNIDKMQKDGTYDVLSKKEKLMIQRERIKLENLLGGIADLNRLPAALFIIDVKKEHIAVAEAIKLSIPTFAMVDTNSDPSNIDFPIPANDDATKSISLIAGIIGKAIQEGLEERKRDKEEDAEKEAAAAKAAVDNGTEAVDADANAGKRPRKAKDGE; encoded by the coding sequence ATGGCAAGAACAACTTATCAAGAATTATTGGATGCAGGTGTGCACTTTGGTCACCTTACACGTAAATGGGATCCGAAAATGGCGAAGTACATTTTCATGGAGCGCAACGGTATCCACATTATCGACTTGAACAAAACGCTTACGAAATTAGAAGAAGCTGCTTCAGCTATCAAACAAATCGTAAAATCAGGTCGCAAAGTACTTTTCGTAGCAACGAAAAAACAAGCAAAAGAAATCATCGCTCAACAAGCGAAAGACGTGAACATGCCTTTCGTAACAGAAAGATGGTTAGGTGGTATGCTTACAAACTTCCAAACAGTGCGTAAGTCCATCAAAAAGATGTCTAACATCGACAAAATGCAAAAAGATGGTACATACGATGTATTGTCTAAAAAAGAGAAGTTGATGATTCAACGCGAGCGTATCAAATTAGAAAACCTTTTAGGTGGTATTGCTGATTTGAACCGTTTACCTGCTGCCCTATTCATCATCGATGTGAAAAAAGAACACATCGCTGTTGCGGAAGCAATCAAATTGAGCATCCCTACTTTTGCAATGGTCGACACAAACTCTGACCCTTCAAATATCGATTTCCCTATCCCTGCTAACGATGATGCTACAAAATCAATTAGCTTGATCGCTGGAATCATTGGTAAAGCGATCCAAGAAGGATTAGAAGAGCGTAAACGCGATAAAGAAGAGGATGCAGAAAAAGAAGCTGCTGCAGCTAAAGCTGCCGTTGATAACGGTACAGAAGCTGTTGATGCAGATGCTAACGCTGGAAAACGCCCTCGTAAAGCGAAAGACGGAGAATAA
- the tsf gene encoding translation elongation factor Ts → MSVQISASDVNKLRQQTGAGMMDCKKALVEANGDFEAAVDYLRKKGAKVAASRQDRDSNEGVIVAKATADAKSGIVVEVNCETDFVAKNADFVAFAEKIADIALANKPASLEDLKALEIDGKKIADALIEQTGVIGEKIDVSKYETISGDKVVAYIHGNYRLGVLVGLSADAEGAEEAGKDVAMQIAAMNPVAIDKDGVDSHTIERELEIAKEQIRAEGKPEEMVEKIAAGKLNKFYKENTLLNQEFVKDSSKNIAQFLDSVSKGLTVTAFKRVQLGA, encoded by the coding sequence ATGTCAGTACAAATTTCTGCATCAGATGTGAACAAATTGCGTCAACAAACAGGCGCTGGTATGATGGATTGTAAAAAAGCATTAGTGGAAGCTAATGGTGATTTCGAAGCAGCTGTTGATTACCTACGTAAAAAAGGTGCTAAAGTTGCTGCTAGCCGTCAAGACCGTGACTCTAACGAAGGTGTTATCGTAGCAAAAGCTACAGCTGATGCAAAATCAGGTATTGTAGTTGAAGTAAACTGTGAAACTGACTTCGTAGCTAAGAATGCTGATTTCGTCGCTTTCGCAGAGAAAATTGCCGATATCGCTTTGGCTAACAAACCAGCTTCTTTGGAAGACTTGAAAGCCTTAGAAATCGACGGTAAGAAAATTGCAGATGCATTGATCGAACAAACCGGTGTTATCGGTGAGAAAATCGATGTTTCTAAATACGAAACTATCTCTGGAGATAAAGTTGTTGCTTATATCCACGGTAACTACCGTTTAGGTGTATTAGTAGGTCTTTCTGCTGACGCTGAAGGTGCTGAAGAAGCAGGTAAAGATGTAGCGATGCAAATTGCTGCAATGAATCCAGTTGCGATCGATAAAGATGGTGTAGATTCTCACACTATCGAGCGTGAGCTTGAAATCGCTAAAGAGCAAATCCGCGCAGAAGGTAAACCAGAAGAAATGGTTGAAAAAATCGCTGCTGGTAAATTGAACAAATTCTACAAAGAAAACACGTTGTTGAACCAAGAATTCGTTAAAGATTCTTCGAAAAACATCGCACAATTCTTAGACTCTGTTTCCAAAGGTTTAACCGTTACTGCTTTCAAACGCGTACAATTGGGTGCATAA
- a CDS encoding carboxypeptidase-like regulatory domain-containing protein, which yields MQNRKFDIAYIRRYVQGDLSPKEMHELERAAEADEMLMDLILGVETEYAKKLPLPTIDLQQRIETRAYPKSDRKILPWKFLGAAASLLAVIGVSAYFLLWSPPSQHEQKIATAETDHSSDQKQEHLPLADTNSLGATQEQRDDSSEQQIAATTAKPAPPIVEEKPRPTREETELPADLFLDSNAIVLAQAPSKQLEAVEVKAAQAHRKQSVAGSTPQILIRGSSSLTSSKADQTVVFGKVLDSETNTPLADIVIKDLISNKTTKADSLGRFVIVSDSNQVNLALSYIGYEPKQLLAGTSELEIRLDPMQNSLEEVVVSGYSKKTSMPKKPTPIGGWRAFDAYIKKAAKASDLTSGSVTLRFDLDATGNPTHIRIEKSTSAAHEAKAIQVLKDGPKWEHGRLDKETKLTIEFRE from the coding sequence ATGCAGAATAGGAAATTTGACATAGCGTATATACGTCGTTACGTGCAGGGCGATCTTTCTCCAAAGGAGATGCATGAGCTCGAGCGTGCCGCAGAGGCCGATGAAATGCTTATGGATCTTATTCTGGGCGTAGAAACAGAATACGCCAAGAAGCTTCCATTGCCGACCATTGATCTACAACAACGTATCGAAACCCGCGCCTACCCTAAAAGCGACCGAAAAATACTACCCTGGAAATTCCTTGGAGCTGCAGCTTCACTTCTTGCCGTTATCGGGGTTTCCGCATATTTCCTACTATGGTCTCCGCCTTCTCAACATGAACAGAAGATAGCAACAGCAGAAACGGATCACTCTTCCGACCAAAAGCAAGAGCATCTCCCTTTAGCGGATACGAATAGCCTAGGTGCAACACAAGAGCAGCGTGACGATAGCTCGGAGCAGCAGATTGCTGCAACAACCGCTAAGCCCGCGCCACCTATCGTCGAAGAAAAGCCTCGGCCAACACGAGAAGAGACCGAACTACCGGCAGACCTCTTTTTGGACAGTAATGCCATTGTGCTCGCACAAGCCCCCAGCAAACAATTGGAAGCCGTGGAGGTCAAAGCCGCACAAGCCCATCGTAAGCAATCGGTCGCAGGTAGTACGCCGCAGATATTGATCCGAGGATCGAGTAGTCTGACATCTAGTAAAGCAGACCAAACCGTGGTCTTTGGAAAAGTGCTGGACAGTGAAACCAATACACCATTAGCCGATATTGTCATCAAGGATCTTATATCCAATAAAACGACTAAAGCAGACAGCCTAGGAAGATTCGTGATCGTCTCCGATTCGAATCAGGTCAACTTAGCGCTAAGCTATATAGGCTACGAACCAAAGCAGTTGCTTGCCGGTACCTCCGAACTTGAAATTCGGCTAGATCCTATGCAAAACAGCCTAGAGGAAGTCGTTGTTTCTGGGTACAGCAAAAAAACGTCGATGCCGAAAAAACCAACGCCTATTGGTGGCTGGCGAGCTTTTGATGCCTATATCAAAAAAGCTGCAAAAGCGAGTGACCTTACATCGGGATCGGTAACCCTCCGCTTTGACTTAGATGCGACAGGTAACCCTACGCATATCCGCATCGAAAAATCTACCAGTGCAGCCCACGAGGCCAAAGCGATACAAGTGCTAAAAGATGGTCCGAAATGGGAACATGGTCGGTTAGATAAGGAAACCAAGCTAACGATCGAGTTTAGAGAATAA
- the rpsI gene encoding 30S ribosomal protein S9: MSTTNTSGRRKTAVARIYLTAGSGNITVNGKDFKVYFPTLPLQYIVTQSTEVAGVAGNFDVNVNVQGGGVKGQAEAVRLAIAKALVELDPEVKPALRAKGLVTRDDRMVERKKPGRRKARRRFQFSKR, encoded by the coding sequence ATGTCAACAACTAACACTTCAGGAAGAAGAAAAACTGCTGTTGCCCGCATTTACTTAACTGCTGGTAGCGGAAACATTACCGTAAACGGTAAAGATTTTAAAGTATATTTCCCAACATTGCCTTTGCAATACATCGTTACTCAATCTACAGAGGTAGCTGGTGTTGCTGGAAATTTTGATGTAAATGTTAACGTTCAAGGTGGTGGTGTCAAAGGACAAGCCGAAGCAGTACGTTTAGCGATTGCTAAAGCTTTGGTAGAACTTGACCCAGAAGTAAAACCAGCTTTACGTGCTAAAGGTTTAGTTACACGTGATGACCGTATGGTTGAGCGTAAGAAACCAGGACGCCGCAAAGCACGTAGAAGATTCCAATTCAGTAAACGTTAA